CTCGTCCTCGCCCACCACGAGCAGCCCGACGGCCGCGGCTACCCGAACGGCTGGCGCGCCGAAGCGATCCCGCTCGGGAGCCGCATCCTGATGGCGACCGCGGCCTTCGACGCCATGACCTCGGACCGGCCCTACCGGCCCGGCCTCGCCCCGGAAACCGCGGTGCAACAGCTCCTGGCGCTGGCGGGAACCCAGTTCTTCACCGACGTGGTGGAAGCATTGATCGACCTCTATACGAGCGGTGAGCTGTTCGCTGCCTTCACACAGGCCGAGCTCGAGCACTTCGCGCGGGGCGAAAATGGTTCGCGCCTGCTCCAGGAACATCTGCGCCGACTCGGGCAACTACAACCGGACGCGGCGGCGCGGGAGACGGCGGCGGAGGGCGCTCGCGAAGACGACGGCGTGCCCGTCCTCGAGCTGCCGCCGGCGTCGCGTCAGGATGTGCTGGAGGAAGAAATCCCGCTTCGTGACCCGGGTGAACATCTCCTGCAGGTGGCGGCGCTCACCGACGTGGGCTGCGCGCGAGAGCAGAACGAAGATGCCTTCGGCGTCTTCCCCGGCGCGGAAAGCTCCCGTGGCTGCCTGCTCGTGGTCGCCGACGGCATGGGCGGCGCGGCAGCGGGCGAGATCGCCAGCGGTCTCGCCGTGGATCTGGTGCGCGAGAACTTCTACCGCAGCGATGCACCGGGCGACGGCGGCGAAGTGCTGCAAGAGGCTCTGCGCTTGGCGAACGAGCTCATCCACTGGCGCGCCAACTCGGAAAGCGAGCTCGGCGGCATGGGGACGACCTGCACCGCTGCCGCCCTCGCGGGGATGACGCTCACCGTCGGTCACGTCGGCGACAGCCGGGCCTATTTGCTCCGGGAAGACAGCGTCGAGATCCTGACCCGCGACCACACGCTGGCGGCGGAGCTGCAGCTCGTCGCCGGCAGCGAGGCGCCCTTGGAAGCGCGCAACGTGCTCACCCGTTGCCTCGGCACCCGGGCCGAGGTGGAGATCGATGTCTCCCGCCGCGTGACCTTGCAGGCCGGTGACGTCCTCGTGCTCTGCACCGACGGCCTGCACAACCAGCTGCCGGCGCACGAGATCCGCGCCATCGCCCGGGGCGAGTCCCCGGCCATCGCCTGCACCCGTCTAGTGGAACGCGCCGTCGAACGCGGCGGCCCCGACAACATCTCCGTCATCGTCGCCCGCGTCCTCCAACACTAGTACCGCCAGCGCACAAAACTGCGGACAATTCCGCAATTGATTCGCGCTCTTCGCGGCGCTCGAGCTTGACCACGAGCTCGCTAGGGCATAGGCTTTTTCGTTAAATCGGCGCTCGATGACCCCACATGGCGCCTCAGCAGCGAACTCGCGAACGATTCCACCTCAGGTCGCTTGGCGGCGCGCTCCGGATGTCGCACACGGGTCGCATTGCATGGACCACCCTCGCGGTGTTGCTCCTTTTCGCTGCTTGCATCGAAGAAGCAACCGATCCCCTCGTGACGCCACGCACCGCCGCGGAGAAGACACGCACTGAAGACCGCGGCCCCGGTGACGGCGGCGGGCGACCCGCACCCCATGTCTACATCTGGAAAGACCTGGCGGCTCTGCAAACGTTACCCATGGCGGGAACTGCATGGTCGAACCTGGAAACCTATGCGCAGAACGCCCTCGTCCTCGGCGGCCCGAACCTCGGCACCTTCGAAGTGAGTCTGTTCGACAAGGACAGCGACGCGGATGTCCTCGCCCTGGCGAAGGCTCTGGTCGCCCTGCGCATCCCGGGGGGCTGGACCACCTGGACCTACCGCTGGCACGTGCAGCTCGCCATCCAGGAGATCATGGCGGAGTGGCCGAACCCGAGCGCCATCGACTGCACCAACGAACCTCTCGCGGTGGCGCGCAACCTGACGAGCTACATCATCGCCGCCGACTACGCGGGCTTGGACGAGCCGGTGGCCACCCAGTTCCGCCAGTGGCTCGGGACGATGCTCGACGAGCCTCTGAGCGAGCAGCCGGATTGCATCCGGAACGATCGCTCCCTGCACCAGATCATGCGGGAGCGCCCCAACAATTGGGGCACCATGGCCATGGCGGCGCTCGCCGCCGTCGCCACCTACCGCAACGACGCGACACTCCTTACCGAGGTCCGCCACGTCTTCGACGGCTGGCTCGGCGACCGCGCCGAATACGCCGGCTTCCTGTACGGCGACCTGTGCTGGCAGCCCAACCCAACGGCTCCGGTGGGGATCGCTCCGGTGCAATCCGTCATCGTAGCCGGAACGTGCACCTACCCGATGGACGGCGCTCTCCCCGAGGAGCTGCGCCGCAGCGAGCTCTGCGACCCGGGCACCTCCACGTGCAGCATCGATTGCAACCCCGGGATGGCAGGGACGCAGTGTCTCGTCACCGCCTGCCCCGGAAACACCTGCAGCATCGCCGGAGGTCGGATGCAGGTGAACGTGTATCTGCATGGGGCCATTGCCGGCGCCGCGGTCTGCGCCGAGATCCTGAGCCATCGCGGGTATCCCGACGTCTGGCAATGGGAAAACCAAGCACTCCGTCGCGCGGCGCAGTGGCTCCTGGAACGGCACAACGCCGACCCCGCCATGGGTTGGTGGTTCTCCGGCAACGACAGCTTCATCCCCTGGCTCCTCAACCGGGCGTATGGCACCAGTTTCCCCACCTCGCAAGACATCAACGTGGGCCGCAACATGGACTTCACCGACTGGACGCACCCGCCGCAGTGATCCTCCCGGTCGCCTCGCTCCTCGGTGCTTGAGCACAACCCTCTGCCCCTGTAGTCTGGGCGCCATTCCTCGAACCTGGGGAGAGCATGGCCGCCACGCAGCCGCAGAGCGGCGCGCCGCCCGGCGGCCCGCCCGCCCACAGCCGCGCCTTCCGCCTCCGCCGTTTCGCCAACTGGTTTCCCCTCGGACTCACCTACGCCACGTATTACATGGGTCGCTACAACTTCAACGTGGTCAAGGGCGACATGGGGAAGACGTTCGGGCTCGACAAGGCGCAGATGGGGATCATCGCCACGGCGGGCTTCTGGACCTACGCGCTCTCCGTCATCGTCAACGGCCCCCTTGCCGACCGCATCGGCGGCCGCCGCGCCATCCTCATCGGCGCCGTGGGCTCGCTGATTCTCAACCTGACCATCGGCCTTCTCTTCCTCAACGGCTGGACGACCAAGATCATCGTCGGTATGTCGCTCCTCTACGCGGTCAACATGTACTTCCAGAGCTTCGGGGCTCTTTCGGTGGTGAAGGTGAACGCCGCCTGGTTCCACGTTCGGGAGCGCGGCGTCTTCGGCGGCATCTTCGGCTCCATGATCTCCGCCGGCTACTTCCTGGCGATCTCCATCGGCGGCTGGATCCTGGCGCACTTCCATTGGACCCTGGTCTTCCTGATCCCTGCCGGAGCCATGGGCCTCATGGGGCTGGTGGACTTTTTCCTCGTTCGCGATCGGCCGAGTCAGGCCGGCCACGCCGACTTCCCCACCGGCGACGCCTCCAGCGGCGACGACACCCCCATCGACTGGGGCTACCTGGTGCGGAAGGTCTTCAGCCACCCGGTGATCCTGACCATCGCCTGCGCCGAGTTCTGCACCGGCTTCGTCCGCCAGGGATTGCTGCTCTACTTCACCGAGTTCCTCGGCGAGGTCCACCACGTGCAGAAGGGCACGGGCACCTTCTGGTGGGCTGGTACGGGGATCACGCTGGGTGGCATCGCTGGCGGCCTCCTCTGCGGCTTCCTCTCCGACCGGCTCTTCCAATCGCGCCGGCCGCCCGTTGCGTTCATCTTCTACCTCGGACAGGTGGTGGCGCTCTCGGCTCTCGGCTTCGCGCCCTCGGCCGCCGCCGCTGCTTTTCTCGTCGGCCTCTCCTGCATGTTCATCTTCGGCGTCCACGGCATGCTCTCGGGCACGGCTTCCATGGACTTCGGCGGCCGCAAGGCTGCCGCTACCGCCGCCGGCATGCTCGACGGCATCCAGTACATCGCCAGCGGTCTCACCGGCTTCGGCCTGGGTTGGATCCTGAAGACCTACGGCTGGGACGGCACGCCGTTCACCGAGGGCTACGAGCCGCAGAATGCGCTGGTGTGGGTGCTGTGCATGATCCCCTTCTCCGTCGGCGGGGCGCTCTTCATGACCCGCCTCTGGCACGCCCATCCGTCGCGCCACGGCGGGCATTAACCGAATCTTAACGATCTCCTAACTTGCGGCTGACCTCGGCCGGCAGAGAATAGGGAGCTTTATAGCTGTGGGCGTCACCCACGTTCGAGATGAACCGCGCGCGCTTTCACGTCCCGAAGAGATGGGGTAGGGCGTAGTTGCCCTAGAGAAGGAGTGATGACGATGTCGGAAAAGTCGGAAGTCACGTTCGAGAGTCAAATGACCGTGGAGGAAGCGATCTCCTACTTCGAGGCGATCATCTCCAGCTTGAAGCGCGGTTCCGTGACCATCACCCAGGCGGGCAAGACGCTGACGCTCGAGCCCGGTCAGACGATGAAGGTGGAGGTCGAGGCGGAGCGCAAGAAGAGCAAGGAAGAGATCGCCATCAAGATGAAGTGGAAGACCCGGGTTCCGGAGCTCCTGATCTCCGGCAACACGCAGTCGTAGGCTCCACTTTCTCTCCAGGCACTGTCCTCGGAGGCTCTGCGCCTTGGAGGGCTGGACCTTGGACGTGGTGCGGAAAGCAGGGGCCGTGCCCCGAGGACGGCCTTGGCTTTCCTCGCCTTGGGCGATGAACCCGTGGGCGAACCAACAGAGGAGATCACGCGTGGTGCCGGAAAACAGCCCCATCCAGCTCGAGTCCGCAGCCGCTGACCGCGAGGTCAAGTCCGAGGTGATGTTCGAGAAAACGCTTCCCCTGAGTGAAGCGGTCGCCTACTTCGAAGCCATCATCCTGGGACTGAAGAATGGCAGCATCCACATGCGG
Above is a window of Candidatus Krumholzibacteriia bacterium DNA encoding:
- a CDS encoding amphi-Trp domain-containing protein, yielding MSEKSEVTFESQMTVEEAISYFEAIISSLKRGSVTITQAGKTLTLEPGQTMKVEVEAERKKSKEEIAIKMKWKTRVPELLISGNTQS
- a CDS encoding MFS transporter, which codes for MAATQPQSGAPPGGPPAHSRAFRLRRFANWFPLGLTYATYYMGRYNFNVVKGDMGKTFGLDKAQMGIIATAGFWTYALSVIVNGPLADRIGGRRAILIGAVGSLILNLTIGLLFLNGWTTKIIVGMSLLYAVNMYFQSFGALSVVKVNAAWFHVRERGVFGGIFGSMISAGYFLAISIGGWILAHFHWTLVFLIPAGAMGLMGLVDFFLVRDRPSQAGHADFPTGDASSGDDTPIDWGYLVRKVFSHPVILTIACAEFCTGFVRQGLLLYFTEFLGEVHHVQKGTGTFWWAGTGITLGGIAGGLLCGFLSDRLFQSRRPPVAFIFYLGQVVALSALGFAPSAAAAAFLVGLSCMFIFGVHGMLSGTASMDFGGRKAAATAAGMLDGIQYIASGLTGFGLGWILKTYGWDGTPFTEGYEPQNALVWVLCMIPFSVGGALFMTRLWHAHPSRHGGH
- a CDS encoding HD domain-containing phosphohydrolase translates to MKTAAWTRRLMGSAVPVAGLALLGAWTAAAAAPWPVPIVYALWLGLLFFAGRATLPWGAERLGLSGFVGFAALLLFGAAPAGWLVLGASVLVWLWQLSGRGPRAWKRWSLYAAETGGQRLVALCLAAYVLQRLGGQTGAAFVVDPFVALVASASTWIVAATITAWWLDRRRPTRSAVKWQELVLRAAWEALQLAGAVAWTLAFQRLGTPAYVLLFVPLALAAVAGMLWQRAQRGHVEAVRTLVAAIDAADPMTRGQAGRIARMSVQVARRLGLTASEVEELEYAALLHEVGRTAIQRDLMYKAGALSNQEQTLMRTHPRLGSETVQRFGFFPAAARLVLAHHEQPDGRGYPNGWRAEAIPLGSRILMATAAFDAMTSDRPYRPGLAPETAVQQLLALAGTQFFTDVVEALIDLYTSGELFAAFTQAELEHFARGENGSRLLQEHLRRLGQLQPDAAARETAAEGAREDDGVPVLELPPASRQDVLEEEIPLRDPGEHLLQVAALTDVGCAREQNEDAFGVFPGAESSRGCLLVVADGMGGAAAGEIASGLAVDLVRENFYRSDAPGDGGEVLQEALRLANELIHWRANSESELGGMGTTCTAAALAGMTLTVGHVGDSRAYLLREDSVEILTRDHTLAAELQLVAGSEAPLEARNVLTRCLGTRAEVEIDVSRRVTLQAGDVLVLCTDGLHNQLPAHEIRAIARGESPAIACTRLVERAVERGGPDNISVIVARVLQH
- a CDS encoding alginate lyase family protein; its protein translation is MSHTGRIAWTTLAVLLLFAACIEEATDPLVTPRTAAEKTRTEDRGPGDGGGRPAPHVYIWKDLAALQTLPMAGTAWSNLETYAQNALVLGGPNLGTFEVSLFDKDSDADVLALAKALVALRIPGGWTTWTYRWHVQLAIQEIMAEWPNPSAIDCTNEPLAVARNLTSYIIAADYAGLDEPVATQFRQWLGTMLDEPLSEQPDCIRNDRSLHQIMRERPNNWGTMAMAALAAVATYRNDATLLTEVRHVFDGWLGDRAEYAGFLYGDLCWQPNPTAPVGIAPVQSVIVAGTCTYPMDGALPEELRRSELCDPGTSTCSIDCNPGMAGTQCLVTACPGNTCSIAGGRMQVNVYLHGAIAGAAVCAEILSHRGYPDVWQWENQALRRAAQWLLERHNADPAMGWWFSGNDSFIPWLLNRAYGTSFPTSQDINVGRNMDFTDWTHPPQ
- a CDS encoding amphi-Trp domain-containing protein, which encodes MVPENSPIQLESAAADREVKSEVMFEKTLPLSEAVAYFEAIILGLKNGSIHMRQGDTDLTLKPTPKVAVEIRAGHRKKKEGFSFEISWSPSDSEKLTIS